The following coding sequences are from one Streptococcus sp. NPS 308 window:
- the thiI gene encoding tRNA uracil 4-sulfurtransferase ThiI produces MQYSEIMIRYGELSTKHKNRMRFINKLRNNISDVLSIYPQVKVTADRDRAHAYLNGADYTAVAESLKQVFGIQNFSPVYKVEKSVEVLKSAVQEIMKAIYKEGMTFKITSKRSDHNFELDSRELNQTLGGAVFEAIPNVQAQMKNPDINLQVEIREEAAYLSYETFRGAGGLPVGSSGKGMLMLSGGIDSPVAGYLALKRGVDIEAVHFASPPYTSPGALKKAHDLTRKLTKFGGNIQFIEVPFTEIQEEIKAKAPEAYLMTLTRRFMMRITDRIREVRNGLVIINGESLGQVASQTLESMQTINAVTSTPIIRPVVTMDKLEIIDIAQEIDTFEISIQPFEDCCTIFAPDRPKTNPKIENAEQYEKRMDVEGLVERAVAGIMLTKITPQAEKDAVDELIDNLL; encoded by the coding sequence ATGCAGTATTCAGAAATTATGATTCGCTATGGAGAATTGTCAACCAAGCACAAAAATCGTATGCGTTTCATCAATAAACTTCGTAATAATATTTCGGACGTTTTGTCCATCTATCCTCAAGTTAAGGTAACCGCAGATCGCGACCGTGCCCACGCTTATCTCAATGGAGCTGATTATACAGCAGTAGCAGAATCTCTCAAACAAGTCTTTGGAATTCAAAACTTTTCTCCCGTATATAAGGTTGAAAAGTCTGTAGAAGTTCTTAAATCAGCTGTCCAAGAGATTATGAAAGCTATCTACAAGGAGGGCATGACCTTTAAAATCACTAGTAAGCGAAGCGACCACAACTTCGAATTGGATAGTCGTGAACTCAATCAAACTCTTGGCGGTGCTGTTTTCGAGGCTATTCCAAACGTGCAAGCTCAGATGAAAAATCCAGATATTAATCTTCAAGTTGAGATTCGTGAGGAGGCTGCCTACCTATCCTATGAAACCTTTCGTGGAGCAGGAGGATTACCTGTGGGAAGTTCTGGTAAAGGCATGCTCATGTTGTCAGGTGGAATTGATTCACCTGTGGCAGGTTATCTAGCTCTCAAACGTGGGGTTGATATTGAAGCCGTTCACTTTGCCAGCCCACCATATACTAGTCCTGGTGCCCTTAAAAAAGCCCACGATTTGACTCGAAAATTGACCAAGTTTGGGGGCAATATCCAGTTTATCGAGGTGCCTTTCACAGAGATTCAAGAAGAAATCAAGGCTAAGGCGCCAGAAGCCTACCTCATGACATTGACCCGTCGTTTTATGATGCGCATTACCGATCGTATCCGTGAGGTACGAAATGGTTTAGTTATCATTAATGGGGAAAGTCTTGGTCAAGTAGCGAGCCAAACCTTGGAAAGCATGCAGACTATCAACGCTGTGACTAGCACTCCAATCATTCGTCCTGTGGTTACCATGGACAAGCTGGAAATCATTGACATCGCTCAGGAAATTGATACCTTTGAAATTTCTATCCAGCCTTTTGAGGACTGCTGTACTATTTTTGCGCCTGATCGTCCTAAGACCAATCCTAAGATAGAGAATGCAGAGCAGTATGAAAAACGCATGGATGTCGAAGGATTGGTTGAGCGAGCAGTGGCAGGGATTATGCTTACTAAGATCACACCTCAAGCTGAAAAAGACGCTGTCGATGAGTTAATTGATAATCTCCTCTAA
- a CDS encoding cysteine desulfurase family protein translates to MIYFDNSATTKPYPEALETYMQVASKIVGNPSSLHRLGDQATRILDASRQQIADLIGKKSDEIFFTSGGTEGDNWVIKGVAFEKAQFGKHIIVSAIEHPAVKESALWLKSQGFEVDIAPVDSRGFVDVEALANLIRPDTTLVSIMAVNNEIGSIQPIEAISKLLADKPTISFHVDAVQALAKIPTEKYLTNRVDFATFSSHKFHGVRGVGFVYIKSGKRIMPLLTGGGQEGDYRSTTENVAGIAATAKALRLAMEKLDLFTAKTGQMKAVIRQALLDYPDIFVFSDEDDFAPHILTFGIKGVRGEVIVHAFEDYDIFISTTSACSSKAGKPAGTLIAMGLDKDKAQSAVRLSLDLENDMSQVEQFLTKLKLIYNQTRKVR, encoded by the coding sequence ATGATTTACTTTGATAATTCGGCAACGACCAAGCCTTATCCTGAAGCTCTTGAAACCTACATGCAGGTCGCTTCAAAAATTGTCGGAAATCCATCCAGTCTCCATCGTTTGGGAGACCAGGCAACACGAATTTTAGATGCTTCCCGGCAGCAAATTGCAGATTTGATTGGGAAGAAAAGTGATGAAATCTTCTTTACCTCTGGTGGAACAGAAGGGGATAACTGGGTTATCAAGGGTGTAGCCTTTGAAAAAGCCCAGTTTGGCAAGCACATCATCGTATCAGCTATTGAGCATCCAGCAGTCAAGGAGTCAGCACTCTGGCTGAAAAGTCAAGGTTTTGAGGTGGATATTGCCCCAGTTGATAGCAGAGGATTTGTGGATGTTGAGGCTCTAGCGAATTTGATACGACCTGACACGACCCTCGTCTCCATTATGGCAGTAAACAATGAAATCGGCTCTATCCAGCCTATTGAGGCTATTTCAAAACTCTTGGCAGACAAGCCAACTATTTCTTTCCATGTTGATGCAGTTCAGGCACTTGCTAAAATTCCAACTGAAAAGTATCTGACGAATCGAGTGGATTTTGCGACCTTTTCGAGCCATAAGTTTCATGGTGTCCGAGGTGTTGGCTTTGTCTATATCAAGTCTGGTAAGAGGATCATGCCTCTTTTAACTGGAGGTGGTCAAGAGGGAGACTATCGTTCGACAACTGAAAATGTTGCAGGGATTGCCGCAACAGCTAAGGCTTTACGTTTGGCTATGGAAAAGCTAGACTTATTTACTGCTAAGACTGGGCAGATGAAGGCTGTCATTCGCCAAGCCCTTCTGGACTATCCAGATATTTTTGTCTTTTCAGATGAGGATGACTTTGCCCCTCATATCCTGACTTTTGGGATTAAGGGTGTTCGTGGGGAAGTCATCGTTCATGCATTTGAAGACTATGATATTTTCATTTCCACAACCTCTGCTTGTTCGTCCAAGGCTGGAAAACCTGCGGGTACCTTGATAGCCATGGGACTGGACAAAGATAAGGCCCAGTCAGCTGTGCGTCTAAGCTTAGACTTAGAAAATGACATGAGTCAGGTCGAGCAGTTCTTGACCAAGCTAAAATTAATTTACAATCAAACTAGAAAAGTAAGATAG
- a CDS encoding DUF6556 family protein has product MSNYRRTSNKSKTEHIKKGFTVFQKTIATIGSILGLITATITIMNAMDNNKNNKKEPTTTQTTVVKEIQKESPQENTTPNKDNTPTKEKTSQEETSQSNKKEEKKEEQKTTTQDSSTPATNKETSDNGTQSNTTNTETKTNQ; this is encoded by the coding sequence ATGTCTAATTATCGTAGAACTTCTAATAAATCAAAAACTGAACACATTAAAAAAGGATTTACTGTCTTTCAAAAAACGATTGCTACCATCGGTAGTATCCTTGGTCTCATCACCGCTACTATTACCATCATGAACGCTATGGATAATAACAAAAACAACAAAAAAGAACCGACGACAACCCAAACAACTGTTGTCAAGGAAATTCAAAAAGAATCCCCTCAGGAAAATACTACACCTAACAAGGACAACACTCCTACTAAAGAAAAAACCTCACAAGAAGAAACTTCTCAATCCAACAAGAAAGAGGAGAAAAAAGAAGAGCAGAAAACAACAACTCAGGACTCTTCTACACCTGCTACAAATAAAGAAACAAGCGATAACGGTACACAGTCAAATACGACAAATACAGAAACTAAAACGAACCAGTAA
- a CDS encoding DNA translocase FtsK: MANKNTTKTRRRPSKAELERKQAIQRMLISLGIALLLIIAALKLGAAGITLYNLIRLVVGSLAYVAIGALLIYLFLFKWIRKQEGLLSGFLCIFAGLLLIFEAYLVWKFGLEQSVLKGTLSQVMTDLTGMRVTSFAGGGLLGVGLYIPISFLFSNIGSYFIGVLLILVGALLVSPWSIYDVAAFIGAQFRSFMEKQEQRKQERFIKREEEKARQEAEEAARIQREQEEQDAILLPPVDPETGEILSEEPSYDLPPIPEKEWSEPEIILPQAEFEVPDVEEDFEDEEVQVDFSAKEALEYKLPSLQLFAPDKPKDQSKEKKIVRENIKILEETFASFGIKVTVERAEIGPSVTKYEVKPAVGVRVNRISNLADDLALALAAKDVRIEAPIPGKSLVGIEVPNSEIATVSFRELWEQSQTKPENLLEIPLGKAVNGTARTFDLSKMPHLLVAGSTGSGKSVAVNGIIASILMKARPDQVKFMMVDPKMVELSVYNDIPHLLIPVVTNPRKASKALQKVVDEMENRYELFAKVGVRNIAGYNAKVEEFNSQSEYKQVPLPLIVVIVDELADLMMVASKEVEDAIIRLGQKARAAGIHMILATQRPSVDVISGLIKANVPSRVAFAVSSGTDSRTILDENGAEKLLGRGDMLFKPIDENHPVRLQGSFISDDDVERIVNFIKAQADADYDDSFDPGDVPDNEGDFSDGEAGGDPLFEEAKALVIETQKASASMIQRRLSVGFNRATRLMEELEMAGVIGPAEGTKPRKVLQQ; encoded by the coding sequence ATGGCAAACAAGAATACTACAAAAACAAGACGGAGACCGTCTAAAGCAGAACTCGAAAGAAAACAAGCTATTCAGAGGATGTTGATTTCCTTAGGGATTGCCTTATTATTGATTATTGCAGCCCTCAAGCTTGGTGCGGCGGGTATCACCCTTTATAATCTCATTCGACTGGTGGTCGGAAGTTTGGCCTATGTGGCCATTGGTGCCCTCCTCATTTACCTCTTTCTATTTAAATGGATACGTAAGCAAGAGGGACTTCTGTCAGGATTTCTTTGTATCTTCGCTGGCTTACTCTTAATTTTTGAGGCTTATCTTGTCTGGAAATTTGGCTTGGAGCAGTCAGTTCTAAAAGGGACCTTGTCTCAAGTTATGACGGACCTGACTGGTATGCGGGTGACTAGCTTCGCCGGTGGAGGCCTGCTTGGTGTTGGACTCTATATCCCCATATCCTTTCTTTTCTCCAATATCGGATCGTACTTTATTGGAGTTCTCTTGATTCTAGTTGGGGCACTCTTGGTTAGTCCCTGGTCTATTTATGATGTCGCAGCCTTTATTGGAGCTCAGTTCAGATCCTTCATGGAAAAACAGGAACAGAGAAAACAGGAACGCTTCATCAAGAGAGAAGAAGAGAAGGCTCGTCAAGAAGCTGAAGAAGCAGCAAGAATTCAGAGAGAACAAGAAGAACAGGATGCGATACTGCTTCCTCCTGTAGATCCTGAAACTGGAGAAATCTTATCAGAAGAACCAAGTTACGATCTCCCCCCAATTCCTGAAAAAGAATGGAGTGAACCGGAGATTATCCTTCCTCAAGCTGAATTTGAAGTTCCAGATGTGGAAGAAGACTTTGAGGATGAAGAGGTGCAGGTTGATTTTTCGGCCAAAGAAGCCCTTGAATACAAACTGCCAAGCTTGCAACTCTTTGCGCCAGATAAACCCAAAGACCAGTCCAAGGAAAAGAAAATTGTTCGAGAAAATATCAAAATCCTAGAAGAAACCTTTGCTAGCTTTGGTATCAAGGTGACGGTGGAACGGGCTGAAATCGGCCCATCTGTTACCAAGTATGAAGTCAAGCCAGCAGTTGGAGTCCGGGTTAACCGCATTTCCAATCTGGCAGACGACTTAGCGCTTGCTCTAGCGGCCAAGGATGTTCGGATTGAGGCTCCAATACCTGGTAAATCCTTAGTTGGGATTGAGGTTCCTAACTCTGAAATTGCGACCGTTTCCTTCCGTGAGCTCTGGGAACAGTCTCAGACTAAACCAGAAAATCTCCTCGAAATTCCTCTGGGTAAGGCTGTCAATGGAACTGCTCGCACCTTTGACCTTTCCAAGATGCCCCACCTACTGGTTGCAGGTTCGACGGGATCAGGGAAATCAGTCGCAGTTAACGGTATTATTGCTAGCATTCTTATGAAAGCAAGACCCGACCAGGTCAAGTTTATGATGGTGGATCCTAAGATGGTTGAGTTATCGGTTTACAATGACATTCCTCATCTCTTGATCCCAGTTGTGACCAATCCACGTAAGGCCAGCAAGGCTCTCCAAAAAGTCGTGGATGAGATGGAAAACCGTTATGAACTCTTTGCTAAGGTTGGTGTGCGAAATATCGCTGGTTACAATGCTAAGGTCGAGGAATTTAATAGCCAATCTGAGTACAAACAAGTACCCCTGCCTTTGATTGTTGTCATTGTGGACGAGTTGGCTGACCTTATGATGGTGGCCAGCAAGGAAGTGGAAGATGCTATCATCCGTCTCGGACAGAAGGCGCGTGCGGCAGGGATTCACATGATTCTTGCAACGCAACGTCCATCGGTTGATGTCATCTCTGGTCTTATCAAGGCCAATGTACCGTCTCGTGTGGCTTTTGCAGTTTCATCAGGTACAGATTCACGAACCATCTTGGATGAAAATGGAGCTGAAAAATTGCTCGGTCGAGGAGACATGCTCTTTAAACCAATTGATGAAAATCACCCAGTCCGTCTGCAAGGGTCCTTTATCTCGGATGATGATGTTGAACGTATCGTAAACTTCATCAAGGCTCAGGCAGATGCGGACTACGATGATAGCTTTGACCCAGGAGACGTCCCAGATAATGAGGGAGATTTCTCTGATGGTGAAGCTGGTGGCGATCCGCTCTTTGAGGAAGCCAAGGCTCTGGTTATCGAGACGCAGAAAGCCAGCGCTTCTATGATTCAGCGTCGTTTGTCGGTTGGATTTAACCGTGCGACCCGCCTGATGGAAGAACTTGAAATGGCAGGTGTCATCGGTCCAGCTGAGGGAACCAAACCACGCAAAGTATTGCAACAATAA